One window of the Alligator mississippiensis isolate rAllMis1 chromosome 5, rAllMis1, whole genome shotgun sequence genome contains the following:
- the IPP gene encoding actin-binding protein IPP: MACPRAGPGPGPWGADQHARLLLAQMDRLRRARDLCDVQLQVGDKAFAVHRLVLAAGSPYFAALFTGGMKEASRDVVQIRGVEPGAFQLLLDFIYTGIVNINENNVQELIVAADMLQLTEVVDLCCEFLKGQIEPLNCIGLFQFSEHIACHDLMEFTENYIHAHFLEVLSGEEFLALTKEQLIKILRSEDLSIEDEYQVFAAAMQWILKDLGGRKKHVVEVLEPVRFPLLPPQRLLKYIEGVPDFSLRVALQTLLKEYCEASKSPKENKVSSFLQTSKARPRRKARKYLYAVGGYTRLQGGRWSDGRALSCVERFDTFSQYWTTVSSLHHARSGLGVAVVGGMVYAIGGEKDSMIFDCTECYDPVSKQWTTVASMNHPRCGLGVCACYGAIYALGGWVGAEVGNTIERFDPEENSWEVVGSMPVPRYYFGCCEVQGRIYVVGGISNEVELCSVEVYDPRSKRWSELPPMSTRRAYLGVAALNDSIYSVGGWNETQEALATVERYSFEEEKWVEVASMKVPRAGVCVVAVNGLLYAVGGRASSHDFAAPVTSDTVEVYNPHLDTWTEIANMITSRCEGGVAVL, translated from the exons ATGGCCTGTCCGCgggccggccccggccccggcccctgggGCGCAGACCAGCACGCGCGGCTGCTGCTGGCGCAGATGGACAGGCTGCGCCGCGCCCGGGACCTCTGCGACGTGCAGCTGCAGGTGGGCGACAAGGCCTTCGCGGTCCACCGCCTGGTGCTGGCGGCCGGCAGCCCCTACTTCGCCGCCCTCTTCACCGGCGGCATGAAGGAGGCCTCCAGGGACGTGGTGCAGATCCGGGGCGTCGAGCCCGGCGCCTTCCAGCTGCTCCTGGATTTCATTTACACAG GAATAGTGAACATTAATGAAAATAATGTTCAGGAGCTGATAGTAGCAGCAGACATGCTTCAGCTGACTGAGGTTGTGGATCTTTGCTGTGAATTTCTAAAGGGACAGATCGAGCCCCTGAACTGTATCGGACTCTTTCAGTTCTCTGAGCATATCGCCTGCCATGACCTTATGGAATTCACTGAGAATTACATCCATGCTCACTTCCTGGAAGTTCTGAGTGGTGAGGAATTTCTGGCTTTAACAAAAGAGCAACTTATTAAGATCTTGCGAAGTGAGGATCTTAGCATAGAGGATGAGTACCAGGTTTTTGCAGCTGCAATGCAGTGGATTTTGAAGGACCtgggaggaagaaagaaacatGTGGTAGAAGTGCTGGAGCCAGTTCGATTCCCTCTGTTACCACCACAGAGACTCTTAAAATACATTGAAG gagtTCCAGATTTCAGCCTCCGGGTGGCTCTGCAGACCCTGTTGAAAGAATATTGTGAAGCCTCTAAGTCTCCCAAAGAGAACAAGGTCAGCAGTTTTCTGCAAACTTCTAAAGCTCGTCCCCGGAGGAAAGCCAGGAAGTACCTTTATGCAGTAG GTGGATATACAAGATTGCAGGGGGGGCGTTGGAGCGATGGCAGAGCCCTCAGTTGTGTGGAGCGTTTTGACACATTCAGTCAGTACTGGACCACTGTGTCCTCCCTTCACCATGCTCGGAGTGGGCTCGGAGTAGCAGTTGTAGGCGGAATGGTCTATGCTATTGGAG GTGAAAAGGACTCAATGATTTTTGACTGTACGGAGTGCTATGATCCTGTATCTAAGCAGTGGACAACAGTAGCCTCCATGAACCATCCTCGGTGTGGACTTGGAGTGTGTGCATGCTATGGTGCTATATATGCTTTGG gaggatgggTTGGAGCTGAGGTTGGCAACACAATTGAACGATTTGACCCAGAAGAAAATAGCTGGGAGGTGGTGGGCAGCATGCCTGTGCCACGCTACTATTTTGGGTGTTGTGAAGTGCAAG gtcgaatataTGTTGTTGGGGGCATCAGCAATGAAGTAGAACTGTGTTCTGTTGAAGTCTACGATCCGAGATCCAAACGCTGGTCTGAGCTTCCTCCAATGAGCACCCGAAGAGCATACCTTGGTGTAGCTGCCCTCAATGACAGCATCTATTCTGTTGGAGGATGGAATGAGACTCAAGAAGCACTTGCTACTGTGGAAAGATATTCCTTTGAAGAG GAGAAGTGGGTTGAAGTTGCATCAATGAAGGTGCCAAGAGCTGGAGTGTGCGTGGTAGCTGTAAACGGACTTCTGTATGCCGTAGGAGGTCGAGCTTCCAGTCACGATTTTGCTGCCCCGGTAACCTCCGACACCGTGGAAGTTTATAACCCTCATCTGGACACTTGGACTGAAATAGCCAACATGATCACCAGCCGCTGCGAAGGAGGCGTGGCAGTGCTCTGA